A genome region from Heliangelus exortis chromosome 12, bHelExo1.hap1, whole genome shotgun sequence includes the following:
- the LOC139801391 gene encoding protein BTG1-like translates to MRTEISTAAAFVTRLLRAAGGIGEEQLRCFRECLQEALREHYKHHWFPQVPSKGSGYRCIRINHKMDPLIGKAAGMIGLSHERLFQLLPSELTLWVDPFEVSYRIGEDGSICVLYEGPQPGGKATKQLESRTSCKEEWRTGRSSPSKSYSIMTVSS, encoded by the exons ATGAGAACCGAGATCTCCACGGCGGCGGCCTTCGTCACCCGCCTCCTGCGGGCCGCCGGCGGGATCGGCGAGGAGCAGCTGCGGTGCTTTCGGGAGTGCCTGCAGGAGGCGCTGCGCG AGCACTACAAGCACCACTGGTTCCCCCAGGTGCCCTCCAAGGGCTCCGGGTACCGGTGCATTAGGATCAACCATAAGATGGACCCCTTGATAGGAAAGGCAGCGGGCATGATTGGACTGAGCCACGAGAGACTCTTCCAGCTCCTACCCAGCGAATTAACTCTTTGGGTCGACCCTTTCGAAGTGTCCTATCGCATAGGTGAAGACGGCTCTATCTGTGTCTTGTACGAAGGTCCCCAGCCTGGTGGGAAAGCGACCAAACAACTGGAGAGTCGGACCAGCTGTAAGGAGGAGTGGAGGACTGGCAGGTCCAGCCCTTCCAAGAGTTACAGCATCATGACAGTTTCTAGTTAA